A single Pan troglodytes isolate AG18354 chromosome 19, NHGRI_mPanTro3-v2.0_pri, whole genome shotgun sequence DNA region contains:
- the RPRML gene encoding reprimo-like protein, translated as MNATFLNHSGLEEVDGVGGGAGTALGNRTHGLGTWLGCCPGGAPLAASDGVPAGLAPDERSLWVSRVAQIAVLCVLSLTVVFGVFFLGCNLLIKSESMINFLVQERRPSKDVGAAILGLY; from the coding sequence ATGAACGCGACCTTCCTGAACCACAGCGGCTTGGAGGAGGTGGACGGCGTGGGCGGCGGCGCCGGGACCGCCCTGGGAAACCGCACCCACGGGCTGGGCACGTGGCTGGGCTGCTGTCCCGGGGGCGCACCGCTGGCCGCCAGCGACGGGGTCCCCGCGGGGCTGGCGCCCGACGAGCGCAGCCTGTGGGTGTCGCGGGTGGCGCAGATCGCCGTGCTCTGCGTGCTGTCGCTTACCGTGGTCTTCGGCGTCTTCTTCCTGGGCTGCAACCTGCTCATCAAGTCCGAGAGCATGATCAACTTTCTGGTGCAGGAGCGCCGGCCCTCCAAGGACGTGGGCGCAGCCATCCTGGGGCTGTACTGA